In Rhodopirellula sp. P2, the DNA window GATCATCCAAGCCCAGCAATCCGTTCAGACGGCATTGGAAATCGATGCCAGCAACGTGGAAGCGCGGTTGGCGTCGGCCATGTTGATGTATCAGAGGCTCGGCGATCTGAAGCCCGCTCGCGATATCCTGCGTGGTTTGGCGAACGAAACAAGAAACTCATGGCAAGTGCATCACCAACTCGGCTGGGTCGAATTGATGTTGTACGAGGAGATGGCCGGTGTTCGCTCCCTTCGGAATGCCGCGTCGATGCACCCGTCATCCAAGTTGTTGCAGTCGGACTTGGCACGTGCCCAGTGGTTGATTGCAAACAAGACTCGCGCGGTCAATGAAGCCAAGGCCGTGATGCCCAAGAGCGACGGAGGCAAAATCGGTCCCGAGAGTTTCACTCGCGGCCTGCTCATTGATTTGTACGAACACAGCAGCGACTTCCAATCCGCGGCGGACTTGGACCCCGAACTCAAGTGGACGGCAACCGATGGTGCTGATCGCTACTGGGAACAACGCCAGACGCGATTGAAAACGCTTCCCTACGGCCCCTACGGCCCCACGCTGAACGAAACCATTCTGCAACTCCGCCGCACGGATGTTCCGACTCGAGAACCCGCCGAGCAACGGTTGGCGAGACTGCTTCAAACCCGCAGTCCGATGCTGCCGTTGCTGTTGATTAAACACCCGCAATTCGATTCCATGCGGACTCTGCCCGCGGCGGGTGAGGCATTCCCGGTGCTGAACCCACGCAACATCTGAACGACGTGATTCGAGGCTCGTATCAGGCTTCATTCCTGCCTGTTCCTGAACCATCAACTCAGTCCGCGGTCTCGGCGGCTTCCGCCAAAGCGTTTTGAAACCAGTGTTTCAATCGCGTGGCGATGGGAGCTTGATGCCAACCGAAATGGGCTTCCAAACGCATTCCCGCTGGCACGCGTTTGGCCTCGGTTTCCGACAGTTTCACGACGCCTCGGAAATGTGGTTGCAGCAACCGCATTGCATCGATCGTTGTCTCCCCCAACCGATCCTCGCGTGACGATTCCGTTGAGGAATCGTCGTCCATGCGAACCGCCAATGGTCCCCCGTGAGTGGCTGCCAACGATGCGTTGGGCACTCGATCCGATGCTCGCGGCTGAAGTTGATCGAGGGTGCCCCAAAACGTCTGCCGTCCAGCTGAAACCAATCGCACCGACTCACCCATTCGCTGGCGAACGTCTTCCACCTGGGACTGATTGACCACCGCCAAGACTTCTTTGTCCGTCGGCGTCGCAACCACCATCAGCACATCCCCTTCCTTCACGTATGTGTTGAGCTTCGACGGCAAATCCTCGGCGATCACGCGTCCCGATTGAACGGCGCGAACCTGTAACTGGGCAGACTGCTTTCGAAGCGTCTGTAATTTGTCCGAGATCGCTTGGCGGTTGTCCAACAAAATCAGCCGTTCGGATTCCTCGCGAGACTCGATCGCTTTGCGAAGGCGGATGTCGTTTTGCTGCTGTGCGATTTCCAACTCCGCGACCCGCTGCTGAAGCTCTCGGTTTTCGATGACCGCCAACCGGTCGCCCGCCTGAACCTGATCTCCCTCGTGGACCAACAGTTCAACCAGAAACCCTTCCACACCGACTCGCACCGCCGACTCCGGGCGATACTGCACCACCACCGGGACGCGAATGGACGATGGCACTGGCATCGCGACCAACATCCATCCGAGCATGCCCACTGCCAAAGAGCCCAGCACCAGGCCACGGCAAACCTGAAGCGGGTGAATCCCCCAAAGCGTCCGCATCGATTGCAACCAAGTCACAAACGGCTTGCCCCACCACATCCATCCTCCCAGCAGCGACAGCAAAACGCCCGCACCACCCAACATGGTCGACGCCGCGATGCCGAGCGACACGCAGACGAGCACTCGCCAAGCGACGGCGCACCATCCGTAAACAAACACGGCCGTCCGACGCCAACCCGTGTGGGATCGAACCCAAGACGCATCACCCAGAAACCAACGCCGCAAGAATTGGCGGACCGATTGGTTGGCTTCAGTGGCCAAGTTCGGAACGTCCATCCAATCCGAAAGCATGAAGTAGCCATCGAATCGCATCAACACGTTGGCATTGAACAGAACCGTCGAAAGTCCCGCCGTTAGAATCACGTGGTGGCACCACCAGCGGATGATCTCGCTCTCACAGAACAACCAACCGGCGATCGCAACGGACGCCACCCAGCCCTCGATCAACATGCCTGCCGCTGCGACTCCGATGCGCGACCAACGCGACGACAATCGCCAACAACTCGAGACATCCACGTAGGCCAGCGGTGTCATCAAGACCCAAACCACGCCGGCTTCTCGGACCGTCCCGCCCGCGCGGTGACAGGCAATCGCATGCCCCAGTTCATGGACCAATTTCAGACCGATCGCCGTGAGCAACAACCAAGCCCAGTTGGACGGATCGAAGATCGATGCCGCTCCAGCAAGAAATTCCGACCACCGCGTCGTCAGCCCAAGCAACGCGGCAACGATCGACAACACACCGACCACCAGCATCGGCGTTGTAAACAGAAATCCGAGAGCGCGTGAAAGCGGCAACAGCAACTTCGCCGCACCCGGAATCGGCGTTTTGATCCAGAACGGATTCCAACGCGTCAGTGATTTGGCCTTGGTTTCACTCGCACTTGCCGTCTGACCGGATCGTCCTCTGCGAGGTGGTGGTGCATCGGCAAAGTGCGCCAATTGATGATCGATCAACCAGCGAGCGATGGACTCACATTGCGAAGACGAGGGAGCACCGCGTCCCATCTTCGCGGTGACCAACCCGCAGGCTTGTGCAATTGTACGATGCCCGTCCAGCGCAGACAGGAACGTGTACTCGGGCAATCCCACACGAAAGAACTCATGTGTGGCAGGAATTTCAATCCGATAAATCGGCTCCCCCGTTTCGCGGACGGGCCAGACCTTCACGTCACTGGCGATGCGGATCGGTTGTTGCTGCCAGTCGATGGTTCCAGGATCACGCTGCGTCATCAGACACCCAACCATCGAAGCAGCAAGTTCCAGGGACGATGAAAGACGATCCATCCAATCGGACGTTTGTTTCCATAGATCGTCGCGCGTCCCTTCATGCCGGGTCGCAGCAAACCGTCTTGATCATCCACCGTGACCTCCGCCAGAAACACATTCTCGGAATCACGCAGGGTCGCCGCGGGGTGGATTCGCGTGATCGCACCGTGCATGACTCGGTCTGGCATCGCATGCGTGTGGATCTGCGTCAGCATTCCAGCACTGACGTAAGCGATGTCTTCCTCGGGGACTTCGATCTCGACCTTCATCGCACCGACCGGCGCGATTTCAAACAGAGTTTCACCACGAGTCAGGGGAGCGCCTTCGGATTGCTTCCAATCACCACTGACGATGATCCCATCGATCGGGCTGCGAATTTCCAGGTTGTCTTTGCGATGGTTCAGCAGTTCGGTTTGCGTCTTCAAGCGATCGGCTTCCAGTGCCGCAATCTGGCTCTTGCCAAAGTCGTGTGTTGCCATCGACCCGCGTCGTTCCTGGTCGGCTTGACCGTGCAAGGCTCGCAATCCAGCCAGCTCGTATTCCAATTCGCGAGGGTTGATCTTCGCCAACAATTCGCCAGCCTTCACGGTGTCGCCAGGACGCACCAAGCACTCCTGCAGCGGACCATCAAACGGGGCCGCGATGAAGCGTCGTTGGACGGGTTGCAGTTGCACGTTGGTGCGAATGTTGTGGTGAGCGGGCAGAAACATCAACAGGATGAAGGCTGCGACGACGCACACGGTCGCCCGTTGCCAGGTGGCACGAAACGACCGAATCCCACGCACCAGGGACGCTTCCACACCGGAGGGCTGCAGGCGTTGAATGCTTTGAAGTTTGCTGCACAGCAACGGACCGAACGCTTCCAGGATCGAAGCGGCGGAGGGTTCATGCGGGTCCAGAATCAACAACACCCCCAGATTGTCGCCTGCCGAGTCGGCCAACGGGCACGCCATCAGATTCGAGGATCCGATCGCCTTCAACCATTGCCGCATCGCCATCGTGCCGGGCGAGGAGGCCACCTCGGTTGCCGCGACATGGCTGAGTTGGTCTCGCAAGCAAGCTTCTTCCGCGGCAGCCAGTGCTTCTCGCTGCTGCGTTTCCCCGTGCGGAGTCGCTGAAGACGATTCGGCCGCGAATTTGCCACCGTTGCTAGCGTGATCGCTGATGCACTTCAACCCAGCACCAAGACGGCTTCGCCAACACAGCACAGCGCCCTCGGCCTGCAACCACTGGCTCAACAGACGCGTGGCGATGGAGGCCGCGTCTTCGAATTCGTGACACCTGTCGAGCGCAGATTGCAATTCAATCGCCGCCGCCAAAGTTTCGGCGCGACGTTGCAGATCGTGATGCGAATCACGATCGAGCGAGTCAGAGGAAGGCGGCGTGGCAGTGAACACGTGCTAACGCACCGCAGGAGAAAGAGAAAGCGGTGCGTCGCTGACTCGGGTCCGTTTTGATTCGATCGATCGCGCTGACGCTTCGAGATCCAACCAACAGACCACGCCACTGCGAAGGTCTCTGTTTTCGTTGTCCAAGATCACTCGCACGCGAACCGTTCCCGACTCGGCATTGGCAACCGGCGAAATGTGCTGGAGCGTCCCCAGCACTGCACGGCGAGCCCCACCGACGCGAACGACAACGGTTTGGCCTTCGGACAAGCGATCGATTCGACGCAACGGGACGGAAAAGATCGCTTTCAGGCGATCCAGTTGAACCAATTGCAGCAGGACGGGATCGGTTGGCGAAACAAACTCCCCTGCTTCCTTGGCAAACGAGACCACGACCCCGTCTGCGGGCGCCAAGATACGCCGTTGTTCCAACTGACAGATCACACGCTGGTGTTCCAACGCTCGAACACTCAATTCTTCCGTGACGCTTTGCAATCTTGCCAAGGCTTGTCGGTGATCGTTCTCGGCGCGTTCCAGTTCACGTGGCGTGGCATTGCCTTGCGTGAACAATCGGCGATAGCTCTGGACTTGTTGTTCACGAATGGCCACTTCGGCTTCCGCGGCCGTCTTGCCGCCGACGGCATCTTTTGCCGCTCGTGACACTTCCAATGTTTTGCGCAGCAACGTGTCCTCGAGTTGAGCCAAGAGCTGACCTTCCTTGACCTCGTCGCCTTCCCGAACTTTCAGTTCGGTGATCACGCCCATCTCCGATGAGGAGACGTTGACCCTTCGATAGGGCTCGGTGAAGGCTTCGTACTCATCCGCGGAAACGGTGTTCACGTAGCCGGTCCCCAGGGCTCCTGAATCCAGCCAGCCCAAGCACTGCACACTCACCAAGACGCAGAGCGTCGCTATCCAGTTGTGGTTCATTATCCTGCATCCAATGCATGAAGGTGTGGGGCGGGATCACGGTTTGATTGAGCCTTGCAAACCAATCCGCGATCGCGATCGTCTGCTTCCAGCAATTGCCGTCGGGCCGCAGCGGCCCGCTTGGCTTGCCGCTGTTGGATCGAGGCGATCTGGGAATCCACCGAAAGTGTTTCCATTTGGTCGTTCGCGATGGCACGCCGAATCGCGCGGCCAACCCACGGGGCGGATTGGCTGACCAACTCATCTTCGGCCGACAAAAAATGCCGGCAACTGCCCGAGTCACCACAGCGGGCACAACGCCCGATCAGTTGCCGATCGACTCGCGCCGAACGATGGTGTTCCGCCACGATCACGTGCAATCCGCCTTTGGCTGCCACATCGGGATGCAGTCGAATGTCCGTTCCGCGGCCCGCCAAGTTCGTCGCGACGGTGATCGCGTGTGGTTGCCCTGCCCGGGCGATCACCTCAGCTTCCTCGGTGTTCTGCAGGCCGTTGAGCAACTCACAGGAGAGCCCTTGCCGACGAATCTCCTCGGCAACGCAGTGGCTGGTCGCAATGTCCAGCGTGCCAACCAACACGCAACGCCCAGCGTCGGTCATTCGGCGAGCTTCCTCGGCAATGGCAGCCACCTTTTGCTCCAACGTGTTGGTCACATGTGTCGGGTGAACCACTCGTCGAGATGGCAGGCGAGGTTGCACCGTTTGCACCTGCAGACCATAGACCGACTTCAGCTCTTCGCGACAATCGCCCGCGGTTCCGGTGACTCCCGCCAAGTAGTCGTAGGAACGATAAAAACGCTGCCGGGTGATCTTCGCCAGGGCTTCGCTCTCCCGCTGGATCGGCAGCTCTTCTTTGGCCTCGATGGCTTGTTGCAAACCGCCGGACCAGGTTCGATCTTCATAAATTCGCCCCGTGGATTGATCGACGATCCGAACGGATTGTTCGTCGATCACATAATCCATTTCGCGACGAAGCAAATGCTTGGCTTGCAAGGACAACTCCACGTATTCGTGCCAAGGACGCCGTAGAGAAGCATCAGACCAATCTTCCAATGATTGGTAGGCGAGATCCAATCCCTGGTCTGTCAACTCAATCAGTTGTCCGGTTGTTCGAAAGTCAGCGCCTTCCCGAAGTGATTCCGCGACAGCCCGAGCATGTCGATGGACGGCGGCGTCCTCGGCCTCCCCCGGTCGCGTGCCCGACAGCAACAATGGTGACAACGCGTCATCGATCAAGACATGATCGATCTCGTCGACCAAAGCGACCGCGAGCCCACGCTGCAATCGTGCGTTGCCGGTCGTCGTCGCGTTCAGTCGATTCAGCAGACTGGTGCCGGGACGCTGGCGAGCCGCCGTGTCCATGGCCAACTGGTCGCGAAGGTAATCAAATCCAAAAGCGTGCCCGGGCCCATAGGTCACATCGGCTCGGTATGCCAATTGGCTCCGTTCCGGCGAGACGTCTTCGGGCAAGCAATTGGACACAACGCCCAACAACGCCCAGGTTTCGCGCAGGTCGTCATGATCCCGCTTGGCCAAGTAGGCATTGGGCGTGGCCACATGCACGCCTCGGCCCGGCAACGCGGCGATCAACGAAGCCACAAACAAGGCGTACGTTTTGCCTTCACCGGTCTGCATTTCAGCAACGCCGCCGCGACGGGACATCCAGCCAGCCGAAACGATCAACCCGGCACGCAATTGAACTTCAAACAATTCAATCCCGTGGGTTTGCTCCACGGCATCGAAGGCCAACACCAACGCATCGACCAAACACTGTTCCCAGATCACATCGCGTTGTCGCGATGAGCTGCGTGGACCCTCGGCCAAATGCTGCAACAGGCGAGTTCGAAGCGTCTGCCATCGATGCGCCAAATCGCCTCGGCGGCACTCCCGTCTTCCACTCAACTGATCGCCAGCGGCTTGCAGAATGGTTTCGATCTCCATCGCAGGTCGCCCGGGGAACCAAGAGTGTCCGGAAGCCGAAGTCAAAGCCGAACACCAATGGTTGGCCGCCTTGAGAACACTCATGGCAGGCTCCATTCAGGAACCGTTGGCAGCGAGAGTTGTTCGCCATCAATCATCCCGCCAAACGGTTCTGGTTCCGCCAGAATGACCGACGGTGTGTTGCTCA includes these proteins:
- a CDS encoding efflux RND transporter periplasmic adaptor subunit encodes the protein MDRLSSSLELAASMVGCLMTQRDPGTIDWQQQPIRIASDVKVWPVRETGEPIYRIEIPATHEFFRVGLPEYTFLSALDGHRTIAQACGLVTAKMGRGAPSSSQCESIARWLIDHQLAHFADAPPPRRGRSGQTASASETKAKSLTRWNPFWIKTPIPGAAKLLLPLSRALGFLFTTPMLVVGVLSIVAALLGLTTRWSEFLAGAASIFDPSNWAWLLLTAIGLKLVHELGHAIACHRAGGTVREAGVVWVLMTPLAYVDVSSCWRLSSRWSRIGVAAAGMLIEGWVASVAIAGWLFCESEIIRWWCHHVILTAGLSTVLFNANVLMRFDGYFMLSDWMDVPNLATEANQSVRQFLRRWFLGDASWVRSHTGWRRTAVFVYGWCAVAWRVLVCVSLGIAASTMLGGAGVLLSLLGGWMWWGKPFVTWLQSMRTLWGIHPLQVCRGLVLGSLAVGMLGWMLVAMPVPSSIRVPVVVQYRPESAVRVGVEGFLVELLVHEGDQVQAGDRLAVIENRELQQRVAELEIAQQQNDIRLRKAIESREESERLILLDNRQAISDKLQTLRKQSAQLQVRAVQSGRVIAEDLPSKLNTYVKEGDVLMVVATPTDKEVLAVVNQSQVEDVRQRMGESVRLVSAGRQTFWGTLDQLQPRASDRVPNASLAATHGGPLAVRMDDDSSTESSREDRLGETTIDAMRLLQPHFRGVVKLSETEAKRVPAGMRLEAHFGWHQAPIATRLKHWFQNALAEAAETAD
- a CDS encoding efflux RND transporter periplasmic adaptor subunit; translation: MFTATPPSSDSLDRDSHHDLQRRAETLAAAIELQSALDRCHEFEDAASIATRLLSQWLQAEGAVLCWRSRLGAGLKCISDHASNGGKFAAESSSATPHGETQQREALAAAEEACLRDQLSHVAATEVASSPGTMAMRQWLKAIGSSNLMACPLADSAGDNLGVLLILDPHEPSAASILEAFGPLLCSKLQSIQRLQPSGVEASLVRGIRSFRATWQRATVCVVAAFILLMFLPAHHNIRTNVQLQPVQRRFIAAPFDGPLQECLVRPGDTVKAGELLAKINPRELEYELAGLRALHGQADQERRGSMATHDFGKSQIAALEADRLKTQTELLNHRKDNLEIRSPIDGIIVSGDWKQSEGAPLTRGETLFEIAPVGAMKVEIEVPEEDIAYVSAGMLTQIHTHAMPDRVMHGAITRIHPAATLRDSENVFLAEVTVDDQDGLLRPGMKGRATIYGNKRPIGWIVFHRPWNLLLRWLGV
- a CDS encoding efflux RND transporter periplasmic adaptor subunit; amino-acid sequence: MNHNWIATLCVLVSVQCLGWLDSGALGTGYVNTVSADEYEAFTEPYRRVNVSSSEMGVITELKVREGDEVKEGQLLAQLEDTLLRKTLEVSRAAKDAVGGKTAAEAEVAIREQQVQSYRRLFTQGNATPRELERAENDHRQALARLQSVTEELSVRALEHQRVICQLEQRRILAPADGVVVSFAKEAGEFVSPTDPVLLQLVQLDRLKAIFSVPLRRIDRLSEGQTVVVRVGGARRAVLGTLQHISPVANAESGTVRVRVILDNENRDLRSGVVCWLDLEASARSIESKRTRVSDAPLSLSPAVR
- a CDS encoding preprotein translocase subunit SecA is translated as MSVLKAANHWCSALTSASGHSWFPGRPAMEIETILQAAGDQLSGRRECRRGDLAHRWQTLRTRLLQHLAEGPRSSSRQRDVIWEQCLVDALVLAFDAVEQTHGIELFEVQLRAGLIVSAGWMSRRGGVAEMQTGEGKTYALFVASLIAALPGRGVHVATPNAYLAKRDHDDLRETWALLGVVSNCLPEDVSPERSQLAYRADVTYGPGHAFGFDYLRDQLAMDTAARQRPGTSLLNRLNATTTGNARLQRGLAVALVDEIDHVLIDDALSPLLLSGTRPGEAEDAAVHRHARAVAESLREGADFRTTGQLIELTDQGLDLAYQSLEDWSDASLRRPWHEYVELSLQAKHLLRREMDYVIDEQSVRIVDQSTGRIYEDRTWSGGLQQAIEAKEELPIQRESEALAKITRQRFYRSYDYLAGVTGTAGDCREELKSVYGLQVQTVQPRLPSRRVVHPTHVTNTLEQKVAAIAEEARRMTDAGRCVLVGTLDIATSHCVAEEIRRQGLSCELLNGLQNTEEAEVIARAGQPHAITVATNLAGRGTDIRLHPDVAAKGGLHVIVAEHHRSARVDRQLIGRCARCGDSGSCRHFLSAEDELVSQSAPWVGRAIRRAIANDQMETLSVDSQIASIQQRQAKRAAAARRQLLEADDRDRGLVCKAQSNRDPAPHLHALDAG